A single region of the Proteobacteria bacterium CG1_02_64_396 genome encodes:
- a CDS encoding bifunctional adenosylcobinamide kinase/adenosylcobinamide-phosphate guanylyltransferase, giving the protein MPITLILGGARSGKSGHAQRLAEAHGGPVVLIATAPRIEGDEEWNARIDRHRSERPEGWRTVEEPWALPRTLQTHAAPEGAVIVDCLGLWVSNLMFAGVPVEQAASDLIALLPELPGQILLVGNEVGMGLVPESPESRRYRDEVGRLHQRIAQVADQVVLVAAGLPLRLKG; this is encoded by the coding sequence ATGCCCATCACCTTGATTTTGGGCGGCGCCCGCTCCGGCAAAAGCGGCCATGCCCAGCGTCTGGCCGAGGCGCACGGCGGCCCGGTGGTGCTGATCGCCACCGCCCCCCGCATCGAGGGGGACGAGGAGTGGAACGCCCGCATCGACCGCCACCGCAGCGAGCGGCCCGAGGGGTGGCGGACGGTGGAGGAGCCGTGGGCCCTGCCCCGGACGCTGCAAACCCACGCCGCCCCCGAGGGGGCCGTGATCGTCGATTGCCTGGGGCTGTGGGTGAGCAACCTGATGTTTGCAGGGGTCCCGGTCGAGCAGGCGGCCAGCGACCTGATCGCCCTACTCCCCGAGCTGCCCGGCCAGATTCTGCTGGTTGGCAACGAGGTCGGGATGGGACTGGTTCCCGAATCGCCCGAATCGCGCCGCTACCGCGACGAGGTGGGGCGGCTGCACCAGCGCATCGCTCAGGTGGCCGACCAGGTGGTGCTGGTGGCGGCGGGGTTGCCGCTGCGGTTGAAGGGTTAA